Genomic segment of Candidatus Polarisedimenticolaceae bacterium:
TCAAGTTCGTCCGCAGGTTGGACGAGCACAAGGGGCCGTTGGAGCACCTTGGCGAGAGGTACGAGCGCCCCGCAGGCCTTGGTCACGAGGACCTTTGGGCGTTCCACGTGACCGGAGCCGGGCGTGTCGCGATTGGAGACGGGGGCGCAGGGAGGCGCACGCTACTCGGGCTCAGCGGTCAGCACCCGACCCACAAGTTCTGGAAGCTGATGGGGGCACGCTGGAAGGCCGAGCGTAGGCAGGGGTAACGTGTGCGCAGCGGAGGGCCCAACCAGACGGCAGTCGCGTTACTAGGGCCTTACTTGCGACCCCGCTGTATTGGCCGCTGTGCCGCCAGGTACTTGGATCTATTGGAGCCGGCACCCAGACTTGAACTGGGGACCTGCTGATTACGAATCAGCCGCTCTACCGACTGAGCTATGCCGGCCCGAAACGCGCGGTTTATAGCACTCGCCGGGCCCCCGCCGCTACCATCCCGCCCACGACCGGGAGGGCGACGATGATCCACCGACCGCTGGGAGCGACGGGGCTTACGGTCTCCGAGATCGGCTTCGGCGCCTGGGGGCTCGGCTCCACGATGTGGCTGGGCGTGCCGGAGGACGAGGGAAACGCCGCTCTCCGGGCGGCGCTCGACGAGGGCGTCACCTTCATCGACACCGCCCTGGCCTACGGGGACGGGCACAGCGAGAAGCGGATCGGCGCGGTCCTGGAGGAGCGCGGCGACCGCGGACGGATCGCGGTCGCCACCAAGATCCCGCCCAAGGACTTCCGCTGGCCGGGGCGGGCGGACGCCGCGCTCGCGGACGTCTTCCCTGCGTCGTGGGTCGTCTCGTGCTGCGAGACGTCGCTGCGGAACCTCGGGGTCGAGGCGCTCGACCTGCAGCAGTTTCACGTCTGGCACGACGCATGGCTCGAGCAGCCGGAATGGGAATCGACGCGCGCGGCGATGGAGAAGCTGACGGTCGAGGGGAAGGTGCGGCACTGGGGAATCTCGGTGAACGACCACGACCCCGATTCCGCGGTGCGGACGCTGAGCGACTCGATCTTCGGGTCGGTGCAGCTGATCTACAACATCTTCGACCGGGCCGCCGAGGGGAGGGCGTTCGACCTCGCGCGCGAGCGGAACCTCGGCGTGATCGTGCGCGTGCCGTTCGACGAGGGGGCGCTCACCGGCGCGATCCGGGCCGACACGGTCTTCCCGGAAGGGGACTGGAGGCACCGCTACTTCCGCGACGATCGGAAGGCGGAGGCCGAGCGACGGGCGGATGCGCTGGCGGAGCTGCTCGGCGGGGAGGCGGCGACGCTTCCCGAGCTCGCGCTCCGCTTCATCCTGTCCCGGCGCGAGGTGTCGAGCGTGATTCCGGGGATGCGGCGTCCGGAGCACGCACGGTCGAACGCCGCGGTTTCCGACGGCCGGGCCCTGTCCTCCGCGCTGCTCCGGAAGCTGCGGGCGCACGCCTGGGAGAAGAACTGGTACGGCGCCTGATATTCGCTTTACTTTTGTCTCATCCTTAGGTATTCCTCCCCGGCGATGAAGGCGCCGCTCCCGTCCCGGGGATTCACGATCAACCCTGCCGGCAGGTTCGAGGTCCGCCGGTTCGAGCCCGACTTCCCGGAGGGGGACGCCTCGACCGTCGTGGTCGAGGACCGCACCCGGTCGATCCTCGCGACGAACGACTCCCCCGACGTCCCGTTCGACCGCTCGATCAACCCCTACCGGGGGTGCGAGCACGGCTGCGCGTATTGCTTCGCGAGACCCTCCCACGCCTACCTCGGCTGGTCGCCGGGGCGGGACTTCGAGACGAAGATCCTCGCCAAGCCCCGCGCGGCCGACCTGCTCCGCCGGGAGCTCGCGAAACCGGGTTACCGCTGCGAGCCGATCGCGCTCGGCACCAACACCGATCCGTACCAGCCCCTGGAGCGGAAGATGCGGATCACCCGCTCGGTGCTCGAGGTGCTCGTGGAGCACCGCCATCCCTTCAGCATCGTCACCAAATCGGCCGGGGTGCTCCGCGACCTCGACTTGATCGCGCCGATGGCGCGGGAGGGGATGGCGAAGGTCTTTCTCTCGATCACGACCCTCGACCCCGAGCTCGCCCGGCGCCTGGAGCCGAGGGCCTCCGCGCCCCGGCGCCGGCTCGAGGCGCTGCGCGGCCTCGGGTCGGAGGGGGTGCCCACGGGGGTCCTCGCCTCGCCGATGATCCCCGGCCTCAACGACCACGAGCTCGAGAGGATCCTCGAAGCCTCCGCGGCGGCGGGGGCCTCGAGCGCGGGGTACCTCCTCGTGCGCCTGCCGAACGAGATGAAGACGCTCTTCGTCGAGTGGCTCGGCCTGCACTACCCGACCAAGGCCGGGAAGGTCCTCGCGTTGATCCGCGAGATGCGCGGAGGCGAGCTGAACGACCCGCGGTTCGGGGAACGGATGCGGGGACGCGGGCCGTACGCGGACCTGCTCGCGCGACGGTTCGAGGTCGCGTGCCGTCGCTACGGGCTGCGCGGGCGAGAGGCGAGCCTGGACACGTCGCGTTTCCGGGTTCCCGAGCCGGTGGGTCGTCAGCGTAGATTGTTCGGGTGATCCTCGAGTCCCTCGTCACCCGGCTCGCCGACGCGCTGAACGGGCCGCTCCCGGCGGCGGAAGCGCACCTGCGCATGGCCCCGAAGCCGCGACGGTTCTGGAACGCCGGGGTGATCCCTCCCGGCCTGCGCCCCGCGGCGGCGCTCCTGCTCTTGTACCCGAACGGGGAGCGCGCCCATCTCGCGCTCACCGTGCGAGGCTCCGAGCTTCCGAGCCACCGCGGGCAGGTGTCCCTCCCGGGGGGCGGCGTGCGGGACGGGGAGTCGCTCGAGGATGCGGCGCTGCGCGAGGCGCACGAGGAAGTCGGCGTGGAGCCCGGGACGGTACGGGTCCTCGGCACGCTGACGCCGCTCCACATCCCGGTCAGCGGTTTCGCGCTCAACCCGGTCGTGGGCGTCGTGGACACGCGCCCCGACTTCGTCGTGAATCCGGGGGAAGTCGCCCGCCTCGTCGAGGTCGCCGTCGAGACGCTCGCCGATCCGGCGAACCTCAGCGTGGAGCGCTGGACGCGCGAGGGGGACGCCTACGACGTGCCC
This window contains:
- a CDS encoding CoA pyrophosphatase; translated protein: MILESLVTRLADALNGPLPAAEAHLRMAPKPRRFWNAGVIPPGLRPAAALLLLYPNGERAHLALTVRGSELPSHRGQVSLPGGGVRDGESLEDAALREAHEEVGVEPGTVRVLGTLTPLHIPVSGFALNPVVGVVDTRPDFVVNPGEVARLVEVAVETLADPANLSVERWTREGDAYDVPVIRVEGEVVWGATAMVLSEFLELAGLVVDPWAGS
- a CDS encoding PA0069 family radical SAM protein, with the protein product MKAPLPSRGFTINPAGRFEVRRFEPDFPEGDASTVVVEDRTRSILATNDSPDVPFDRSINPYRGCEHGCAYCFARPSHAYLGWSPGRDFETKILAKPRAADLLRRELAKPGYRCEPIALGTNTDPYQPLERKMRITRSVLEVLVEHRHPFSIVTKSAGVLRDLDLIAPMAREGMAKVFLSITTLDPELARRLEPRASAPRRRLEALRGLGSEGVPTGVLASPMIPGLNDHELERILEASAAAGASSAGYLLVRLPNEMKTLFVEWLGLHYPTKAGKVLALIREMRGGELNDPRFGERMRGRGPYADLLARRFEVACRRYGLRGREASLDTSRFRVPEPVGRQRRLFG
- a CDS encoding aldo/keto reductase — encoded protein: MIHRPLGATGLTVSEIGFGAWGLGSTMWLGVPEDEGNAALRAALDEGVTFIDTALAYGDGHSEKRIGAVLEERGDRGRIAVATKIPPKDFRWPGRADAALADVFPASWVVSCCETSLRNLGVEALDLQQFHVWHDAWLEQPEWESTRAAMEKLTVEGKVRHWGISVNDHDPDSAVRTLSDSIFGSVQLIYNIFDRAAEGRAFDLARERNLGVIVRVPFDEGALTGAIRADTVFPEGDWRHRYFRDDRKAEAERRADALAELLGGEAATLPELALRFILSRREVSSVIPGMRRPEHARSNAAVSDGRALSSALLRKLRAHAWEKNWYGA